The Arachis hypogaea cultivar Tifrunner chromosome 19, arahy.Tifrunner.gnm2.J5K5, whole genome shotgun sequence genome has a window encoding:
- the LOC112776247 gene encoding F-box protein At1g55000 has product MGCCCDEDDGDILRQLMNNSSSTSPPSSSSSSPFSTVISPMNSHFPALSSTDILRTIFQKLPVPDLARAACVSRLWSSVASDRDILTAAFLAPWNLKAVVGNPISGSFWRDNTLAKFAISHRIVRGDSVASLAVKYSVQVMDIKRLNNMMSDHGIYSRERLLIPLSSPDILINRTCFIELDVYAKREVAVLYPNDVPDTKSANISVRISSELSKKRVLESLKRSMQVDNETAQYYWSISNGNPRAAFAEFSADLQWDRQVEHRT; this is encoded by the exons ATGGGCTGTTGCTGCGATGAAGACGACGGTGACATTCTCAGACAACTCATGAACAACTCATCTTCCACCtcaccaccttcttcttcttcttcttctcccttttccACCGTCATCTCACCTATGAACTCCCACTTCCCTGCCCTCTCATCCACCGACATCCTCCGCACCATCTTCCAGAAGCTTCCCGTCCCCGACCTCGCTCGCGCCGCCTGCGTCTCCCGTCTCTGGAGCTCCGTCGCCTCCGACAGAGACATCCTCACCGCCGCATTTCTCGCTCCATGGAATCTCAAGGCCGTCGTTGGGAATCCAATTTCTGGAAGCTTCTGGAGAGACAACACCCTCGCCAAGTTCGCCATCTCCCATCGAATTGTCCGCGGTGACAGCGTCGCCAGCCTCGCCGTCAAGTACTCCGTTCAG GTTATGGACATAAAACGCCTGAACAACATGATGAGTGATCATGGGATATACTCAAGGGAACGGTTATTAATCCCACTTAGTAGCCCTGACATTCTTATTAACAGAACATGCTTTATTGAGCTGGATGTCTATGCTAAAAGAGAAGTAGCTGTGTTGTACCCGAACGATGTACCAGACACAAAGAGTGCCAATATATCAGTCAGGATATCCTCGGAATTGAGCAAGAAAAGGGTGCTTGAGTCCTTGAAGAGGAGCATGCAAGTTGATAATGAAACTGCTCAGTACTACTGGTCTATTTCGAATGGCAATCCCCGAGCTGCCTTTGCTGAATTTTCTGCCGACCTTCAGTGGGATAGGCAAGTCGAGCATCGTACCTAG